The following are from one region of the Coccinella septempunctata chromosome 7, icCocSept1.1, whole genome shotgun sequence genome:
- the LOC123316773 gene encoding uncharacterized protein LOC123316773 yields the protein MEKLPYPYTFQELTEEEQERCKIHGNFDFLRILPTRYTTTRRIVKYGSELYNFKPRTEDIWLIGYPRSGTTLTQEILYLLGNDLDYKKARAIIMDERFPFLEDVLLRPDNIEKMYEEFCKKNREPETPEEKACLPRYKKLERMNEKRFIKSHLGFRYVHPQLLEVGCKVVFIARNIKDVLVSQFFYPLNYETKMKYGIYKMWQVYQHDLGLNGNYMQLLKDAWKNRHSKNLLILFYEEVNKDKRAAIKKIADFLGKNLTDEELRTLLDHVDIKKFKENKSLNNDHLVDAGLYVKNDNSSFIRKGKTGGWREIFNEEMNEEINKWFLDHVKEMPGFEIPECWKTAMDFEATILTEKKHIIVIDINVAMEKIPYPYTFQELTEEEREMCKIHGDADLVRIVPTRYTTTRRIVKYGSDLYNFKPRSDDIWLVGYPRSGTTLTQEILYLLGTDFDYEKARSIIMDERFPYLEDVLMRPEHLEKMYDELCKKNREPETPEEKACLPRYRKLERMNERRFIKSHLGFSFVHPQLLEVGCKVVFIARNIKDVLVSQFFYPWNNESKMKHGIYKMWKLYQRDLGLIGNYMQLLKDAWKRRHSTNLLILFYEEVNKDKRAAIQKIADFLGKKLTPEQLQNLLDHVDIKKFRENKSLNNDHLVDAGLYVKNDDFSFIRKGKTGGWREIFTQEMNEEINKWFLEHVKEMPDFEIPECWKIAMDL from the exons ATGGAAAAACTACCGTATCCCTATACCTTTCAAGAATTAACAGAGGAAGAACAAGAACGTTGTAAAATTCATGGAAATTTCG ATTTCCTTCGAATTTTGCCAACTAGATACACTACCACTAGACGTATTGTCAAATATGGATCGGAGTTATATAATTTCAAGCCACGAACAGAAGATATTTGGCTAATTGGATATCCAAGATCAG gtACTACACTGACCCAAGAAATCTTGTATCTCCTTGGGAATGATTTAGATTATAAAAAAGCACGTGCCATAATAATGGATGAAAGATTTCCTTTTTTGGA AGATGTTCTCTTGCGTCCTGACAACATAGAAAAAATGTACGAGGAATTTTGCAAGAAAAACAGAGAGCCTGAAACACCAGAAGAAAAGGCTTGTCTGCCACGATACAAGAAATTAGAAAGAATGAACGAAAAAAGGTTCATCAAGAGTCACCTCGGGTTTCGTTATGTACATCCTCAACTTCTTGAAGTTGGATGTAAG GTGGTCTTTATCGCGAGGAATATAAAAGATGTTCTGGTTTCACAGTTTTTCTACCCTTTGAATTACGAAACCAAAATGAAATACGGTATATATAAGATGTGGCAAGTGTATCAACATGATCTAG GTTTGAATGGAAACTATATGCAATTGCTGAAAGACGCTTGGAAGAACAGGCACAGCAAAAATCTTCTGATATTATTTTATGAAGAAGTTAACAAG GATAAACGGGCAGCTATTAAAAAAATAGCAGATTTTCTGGGAAAGAACCTGACAGATGAGGAACTTCGAACCTTGCTGGATCATGTcgacataaaaaaattcaaagagaatAAATCTCTGAACAACGATCACTTGGTAGACGCCGGTCTTTACGTGAAGAATGATAATTCTTCATTCATAAGGAAGGGAAAGACCGGAGGTTGGCGTGAAATTTTCAACGAGGAGATGAACGAAGAGATAAACAAATGGTTTTTGGACCACGTCAAAGAAATGCCAGGTTTCGAAATACCCGAATGCTGGAAAACAGCGATGGACTT TGAAGCTACCATTCTGACAGAGA AAAAACATATTATTGTAATCGATATCAACGTCGCCATGGAAAAAATACCTTACCCCTACACTTTCCAAGAATTAACCGAGGAAGAAAGAGAAATGTGTAAAATTCATGGAGATGCCG aTTTGGTACGGATTGTTCCAACTAGGTACACTACCACTAGGCGTATTGTGAAATATGGATCGGATTTGTATAATTTCAAGCCAAGATCAGATGATATTTGGCTCGTTGGATACCCTAGATCAG GTACTACGCTCACCCAAGAAATCTTGTATCTTCTTGGAACAGATTTCGATTATGAAAAAGCACGTTCAATAATAATGGATGAAAGATTTCCTTATTTGGA AGATGTTCTCATGCGCCCTGAACACCTAGAAAAAATGTACGACGAATTGTGCAAGAAAAACAGAGAACCTGAAACACCAGAAGAAAAGGCTTGTCTGCCACGTTACCGGAAATTGGAGAGAATGAATGAGAGAAGATTTATTAAAAGCCACCTTGGGTTTTCATTTGTACATCCTCAACTTCTTGAAGTTGGATGTAAG GTAGTCTTCATTGCAAGGAATATTAAAGATGTTCTGGTTTCACAGTTTTTTTATCCTTGGAATAACGAGAGCAAAATGAAACATGGTATATATAAGATGTGGAAACTCTACCAACGTGACTTAG GTTTGATTGGCAATTATATGCAATTGCTGAAGGATGCTTGGAAGAGAAGGCACAGCACAAATCTTTTGATATTATTCTATGAAGAAGTAAACAAG GATAAGCGGGCAGCTATACAGAAGATAGCAGATTTTCTGGGAAAGAAATTGACACCCGAGCAACTTCAAAACTTGCTGGATCATgtagatataaaaaaattcaggGAGAATAAATCTCTGAACAACGATCACTTGGTAGACGCAGGTCTTTACGtgaaaaatgatgatttttcattcataagAAAGGGAAAGACCGGAGGTTGGCGTGAAATTTTTACCCAAGAGATGAATGAAGAGATAAACAAATGGTTCTTGGAGCACGTCAAAGAAATGCCAGATTTTGAAATTCCAGAATGCTGGAAAATTGCTATGGATTTGTGA
- the LOC123316766 gene encoding sulfotransferase 1E1-like — protein sequence MEIVDVEKNLNEELISYFRGMKDGFVQVGDKKWFYPKKYRQLAEAFKGFEVRSDDIWITGYPRSGTTLTEEIAWLLSHDLDFEETRRVGVHKRVRFFEGSLVINEKSMQEILSKFPGEVSAFQSMLNTLDELKNRKDRRVIKTHLPFELLPKDLLTKGCKVIYICRNPKDVSVSHFHLQSSARHIKFCGNFPKYWEYFRNGNCMFGPYFEHVRQGYEKIGSKNFMFAFYEDFKKDRRAYISDLSHFLEFPISEEQLDKLEEYMDIENFRKVARVPMKDENNQTISFIRNGKVGGWRDHFTEEMINDADEWIQMNIEKIGIRYPQQEG from the exons ATGGAAATTGTTGATGTCGAAAAAAATCTCAATGAGGAGCTCATAAGTTACTTCAGAG GGATGAAGGACGGATTTGTGCAAGTGGGCGATAAAAAATGGTTCTACCCGAAAAAATACAGACAGCTAGCTGAAGCATTCAAGGGTTTCGAGGTGAGATCTGACGATATATGGATCACTGGATATCCGAGATCAG gGACCACACTTACAGAAGAAATCGCTTGGCTACTCAGTCATGATttggattttgaagaaacaaGAAGAGTCGGTGTACATAAGCGTGTCCGGTTTTTCGA GGGAAGTTTGGTGATAAATGAGAAGTCGATGCAGGAAATATTATCAAAATTTCCTGGAGAAGTCAGCGCTTTCCAAAGTATGTTGAACACTCTGGATGAACTCAAGAACCGAAAGGATAGGAGGGTTATAAAGACCCATCTACCATTTGAACTCCTACCAAAAGATCTCTTGACGAAAGGATGCAAA GTAATTTATATATGTCGAAATCCTAAGGATGTAAGCGTGTCTCATTTTCATCTCCAGTCATCTGCCCGccatatcaaattttgcggCAATTTCCCGAAATATTGGGAATATTTTCGTAATGGAAATT gtATGTTTGGACCATATTTCGAACATGTTAGACAAGGATATGAAAAAATTGGTTCCAAGAACTTTATGTTCGCATTCTATGAAGATTTTAAGAAG GACAGAAGGGCTTACATAAGTGATTTATCCCATTTCCTCGAATTTCCCATTTCCGAAGAACAACTGGATAAACTGGAGGAATATatggatatcgaaaatttcCGAAAAGTTGCGAGAGTTCCAATGAAAGATGAAAATAATCAGACCATCAGTTTCATTCGAAACGGAAAGGTTGGAGGTTGGAGAGATCATTTCACAGAGGAGATGATAAACGATGCTGATGAGTGGATTCAGATGAACATCGAGAAAATAGGTATTAGATATCCCCAACAAGAAGGATGA
- the LOC123317896 gene encoding leucine-rich repeat transmembrane neuronal protein 2-like yields MKCLCFLLFLVIEVLGDQETFLVKNARIRYTTTDSTYQVKRVENLRYFDDNVVNGTHLKILRTSAPLVPTIYEGSFRNMKNLRMLQLPALGITTIEPYAFKNLSNLDRIQLQDNNITEIVNNVFNFLPISQLFLHRNNIKYIQTGAFDSMPNLHTIKLNKNELKEWDANWFSNTPKLTDIFIRRNHIPYLQENAFKNIRKLQVGHDDDENSTSIYLSKNKISTIHPSALSGLVRLNNFYLDRNKLTELPDTLFFKIESIVSLNLKKNKIKNLSPHMFSTTNSLKILDLTMNALNCIPVEIATKAKQVILKDNKIDCNCTAILKEAVAKTGKENVLKIDNCRRDEMEEDDEYVDEEDEDDEFDEDEEE; encoded by the coding sequence ATGAAGTGCTTGTGTTTCTTGTTATTTCTGGTTATAGAAGTGCTCGGTGATCAGGAAACGTTTCTAGTTAAGAATGCGAGAATTAGGTACACCACCACCGACAGCACTTACCAAGTTAAAAGAGTGGAAAACTTGAGGTACTTCGATGATAATGTCGTTAATGGAACACACCTGAAAATACTTCGTACTTCAGCACCTTTAGTGCCTACAATTTACGAAGGCTCATTTAGGAATATGAAGAATCTCAGGATGTTACAATTACCAGCACTCGGTATAACAACCATTGAACCTTACGCTTTCAAAAATCTATCGAATTTGGATAGGATACAACTTCAAGATAACAACATAACGGAAATTGTCAATAACGTATTCAACTTCCTACCCATCTCGCAGCTCTTCCTGCATAGGAACAACATCAAGTATATACAGACTGGAGCGTTTGACAGCATGCCAAATCTTCACACTATCAAACTGAACAAAAATGAGCTGAAGGAATGGGATGCCAACTGGTTTTCAAACACCCCCAAGCTCACTGACATCTTCATCAGAAGAAACCACATACCTTATCTGCAAGAAAACGCCTTCAAAAACATAAGAAAACTGCAAGTGGGCCATGATGATGATGAGAATTCCACCAGTATCTACCTcagcaaaaacaaaatttctacAATACACCCATCTGCCCTATCTGGTCTTGTGCGATTGAATAACTTCTATTTGGACAGGAATAAGTTGACTGAACTTCCTGATACACTCTTCTTCAAGATAGAGTCGATAGTGAGTCTGAACCTAAAGAAGAACAAGATAAAGAATCTATCGCCACACATGTTCTCAACAACGAACTCCCTGAAAATTCTGGACCTCACGATGAATGCCTTGAATTGCATTCCTGTAGAGATCGCAACCAAAGCAAAACAGGTCATCTTGAAAGACAACAAGATCGACTGTAATTGCACAGCTATTTTGAAAGAAGCTGTAGCGAAAACAGGCAAAGAAAACGTGTTGAAAATCGACAATTGCAGAAGAGATGAAATGGAAGAGGATGACGAGTATGTAGATGAGGAGGATGAGGATGATGAATTTGATGAAGACGAAGAAGAATGA
- the LOC123316767 gene encoding uncharacterized protein LOC123316767, with protein sequence MEIVDIEENLNAQLKKDYEAQKDGFVQVGERKWFYPWRYRKTAEELKNFEVRPDDIWITGFPRSGTTLTEEIVWLLSHDLDFDKARDVELSIRVKFFELDIVINEKVEKETIEQFPEEAANFARRRNILNSLREAKTRRVIKTHLPFELLPDDIFKKGCKVIYVCRYPKDVCVSYYFLQSNNNMMKFRGGFEKYWRYFKDGYCTFGPYFEHVEQGFKLIGSKNFEFVFYEDFKTNIEAYIKKLSELLEITISEEELEKFKEYMDLDNFRKVTKTFMKTDNNEPLTDFVRRGKVDGWRDHFTEQMNKEADAWIQMHTEKIGIKYPQQKKLGKVGEMTDNLKYPFTFEELKGEEKELAEKYLEREILRVSGTRYTAVTPIKKYGAELYNFKPRPDDIWLLGYPRSGTTMMQEIVYLLGTDLDYQKAAANIMDFRFPYLESAMLRLDDWEGIYDRMVKENREPITQEELEAIPPHKRLQKWTEKRFIKSHLNFAFLHPDLLNVGCKVVYIVRNIKDCFLSNYFFPLKNEFEKRKNEHLLEMLRVYKKDLSLWGNYFEGLREAWEKRNNKNMLFLFYEEVIADKKASIKKIAEFLGKELTEDELDKLVDHVSLENFKKNKSVNNDHLVKAGLFVKNENFSFIRKGGSGGWRSKFSKEMNEEFDEWIMKNLKAIPGFEIPQCWKEAMDL encoded by the exons ATGGAGATCGTAGATATCGAAGAAAATCTTAACGCGCAACTCAAAAAGGATTATGAAG CTCAAAAAGATGGTTTCGTGCAGGTCGGAGAACGAAAATGGTTCTACCCCTGGAGATATAGAAAGACTGCAGAAGAATTGAAAAACTTCGAGGTTAGGCCTGACGATATATGGATCACAGGATTTCCACGATCAG GTACAACTCTGACGGAGGAAATTGTATGGCTACTTAGTCACGATTTGGATTTTGATAAAGCGAGGGATGTTGAATTGTCAATACGTGTGAAGTTTTTCGA ATTAGATATTGTCATAAACGAAAAGGTGGAAAAAGAGACGATTGAACAGTTTCCAGAAGAAGCAGCAAACTTCGCTAGACGGAGAAACATTTTGAATTCCTTAAGGGAAGCCAAAACTAGGAGAGTCATAAAGACTCATTTACCCTTCGAACTATTACCTGATGACATATTCAAAAAAGGATGTAAG GTCATTTACGTGTGTAGATACCCCAAAGATGTTTGCGTCTCATATTATTTCCTGCAGTCGAATAACAACATGATGAAGTTCCGTGGAGGATTCGAAAAGTACTGGAGATACTTCAAGGATGGTTACT GTACATTTGGACCATATTTTGAGCACGTAGAACAAGGATTCAAGCTGATTGGGTCTAAAAATTTCGAATTCGTTTTTTATGAAGATTTTAAAACG aatatagaaGCTTATATCAAGAAATTGTCCGAATTATTAGAAATAACTATATCTGAAGAGGAATTGGAGAAATTTAAAGAGTACATGGATTTGGACAATTTTCGAAAAGTGACCAAAACATTCATGAAGACTGATAATAATGAACCTTTAACTGACTTCGTAAGAAGAGGAAAGGTTGATGGATGGAGAGACCATTTTACTGAGCAGATGAATAAGGAGGCTGACGCTTGGATTCAGATGCACACCGAAAAGATCGGCATCAAATATCCCCAGCAGAAGAAA CTTGGAAAAGTTGGCGAAATGactgacaatttgaaatatCCTTTCACTTTCGAAGAGCTCAAAGGGGAAGAGAAGGAACTAGCAGAGAAATATTTGGAACGAG AGATATTGAGAGTTTCTGGCACCAGATACACTGCTGTGACGCCGATTAAAAAGTATGGAGCAGAACTTTATAATTTCAAACCAAGACCCGATGATATTTGGTTGCTTGGATACCCTAGGTCGG GTACTACTATGATGCAAGAAATTGTATATCTACTCGGAACTGATCTAGACTACCAGAAAGCAGCAGCAAATATAATGGACTTCAGATTCCCTTACTTAGA GAGTGCCATGTTGAGGCTAGATGATTGGGAAGGAATATACGATCGTATGGTGAAAGAGAACCGGGAACCAATAACCCAAGAAGAGTTGGAAGCAATACCGCCCCATAAACGACTGCAGAAATGGACTGAAAAAAGATTCATAAAGAGCCATTTGAACTTCGCTTTCCTGCATCCTGATCTCTTGAACGTAGGCTGTAAG GTTGTCTATATTGTTCGTAACATAAAAGACTGCTTCCTCTCGAACTATTTCTTTCCCTTGAagaatgaattcgaaaaaagGAAGAATGAACATTTACTCGAGATGCTGCGAGTGTACAAAAAGGATTTAA GTTTATGGGGAAACTACTTTGAAGGTCTAAGAGAAGCTTGGGAAAAAAGAAACAATAAAAACATGCTATTTTTGTTCTACGAAGAAGTCATCGCT GATAAGAAAGCTTCCATAAAGAAAATAGCGGAATTTTTGGGTAAGGAGCTTACGGAAGATGAATTGGATAAGTTGGTCGATCACGTCAGTctggaaaatttcaagaaaaacaaaTCCGTAAACAACGATCACCTCGTGAAAGCAGGATTGTTCGTGAAAAACGAGAATTTCTCATTCATAAGAAAGGGAGGTAGCGGTGGTTGGAGGTCGAAATTCAGCAAGGAAATGAACGAGGAATTCGATGAGTGGATCATGAAGAATTTGAAGGCAATACCTGGATTCGAGATCCCACAATGCTGGAAGGAAGCCATGGACCTATGA